The following is a genomic window from Lysinibacillus sp. JNUCC-52.
CCTGAGGAAATTGCTGAGGTGCAATTCTTAAATGTTGAAATCTGGGGGAGTCAGGCAATTCCCTCACATCAAATGCTAGCGGCTGTTCAAAATGGTGGATTATTGCTTGGGGCGTATTTGGAAGGTCGACTAATTGGTTTTAATTACTGCTTTGTAGGTTACCGGGAAGAAAAAATGTATCTACACTCACACATGATTGGCGTCGAAAAAACATATCGTGAACAAGGTGTAGGAGAGTTGTTGAAGCATGCTCAACAAGAATATGCGCGAGAAAATGGTTTTCAGCTAGTTCGTTGGCTATTTGATCCATTAGAAGCGCGTTTAGCAAATTTATCATTTTTAAAGCTGGATGCATATAGCAATCAGTATGAAATAGATTATTATGGGCCGTTACAAGATGATTTTAATGATGGACTGCCCTCTGATCGGATTGCGGTAGAATGGTGGCTTGAGCGTAATCATGCAAATGATAGCTTGGATGAGCTAGAAGAAGCGGCAGAGCAAGTTGTATCATGGTCATTGACGGTTGATGGATTACCTGTGCTCGATCAAGATAGTGAATTTCAAAGTAACCAAAAATTTTATAAGGACGCTTATTTAGTTCCTATTCCACAGTATTTACAAAAGATGAAGGTGGAAAGTCCGAAATTAGCTGAGGACTGGCGTTATAAGATTCGTACAATTTTAACTACCTTCTTTGCCCAAGAATATGCCATTGTTCGAGTAAAAAAGCAAAAAGAATATATACACTTTTATCTGTTAGTCAGACGCTCTTTATTGGCTTTATAATAGAGATAAGGAGTGAACTTTGTGAGAATAGAAGAAATTACAATAAGACATTTAAAAATGCCGATGAAGGCTCCGTTCACAACAAGTTTTGGTACTGTTAGTGAAAAAGAGCTATTGCTTTTAGAGGTGAAGGATGCGTCAGGAACGATTGGTTGGGGAGAAACAGTTGCTTTTGTAGCACCGTGGTACACAGAGGAGACATTAAAGACAACTTGGCACATGTTAGAGGACTTTTTAATGCCTACCTTGCTACATAAAGAGATTGCACACCCAGATGAGGTTAGTGCCTT
Proteins encoded in this region:
- a CDS encoding GNAT family N-acetyltransferase — translated: MLENVSIRKMMTPEEIAEVQFLNVEIWGSQAIPSHQMLAAVQNGGLLLGAYLEGRLIGFNYCFVGYREEKMYLHSHMIGVEKTYREQGVGELLKHAQQEYARENGFQLVRWLFDPLEARLANLSFLKLDAYSNQYEIDYYGPLQDDFNDGLPSDRIAVEWWLERNHANDSLDELEEAAEQVVSWSLTVDGLPVLDQDSEFQSNQKFYKDAYLVPIPQYLQKMKVESPKLAEDWRYKIRTILTTFFAQEYAIVRVKKQKEYIHFYLLVRRSLLAL